A stretch of Bradyrhizobium sp. CCBAU 53338 DNA encodes these proteins:
- a CDS encoding acyl-CoA dehydrogenase family protein, with product MALVLTEEQSMLRDSARGLISDKAPVSHLRSLRDSKDPTGFSKELWHSFAEMGFAGLLVPEEFGGSGLGFMEAGVVMEEIGRTLMPSPFLATSVVAASALNRGGNAAQKAEYLPKISNGSLLATLAVDEGAKHRPLQTNLQAVRAGNGFKLSGAKALVVDGHVADLFIVAARTAGSAGGRDGLTLFLVDPKARGVAIERTVMVDAHNAARIELANVEVNADSVLGEVDQGAALLDGVLDIGRGAIAAEMVGLSDEVFNRTVEYLKNRKQFGKLIGEFQALQHRAAELYVDIEITRAATMKALQALDADVAKAASSVAVAKARAGTTATRAVQEGVQMHGGMGMTDQFDIGFFMKRARVCEELFGDANYHTEQLARARGY from the coding sequence ATGGCTCTCGTCCTCACCGAAGAACAATCGATGCTCCGCGACAGCGCGCGCGGGCTGATCAGCGACAAGGCGCCGGTGTCGCACCTGCGCAGCTTGCGCGATAGCAAGGATCCCACCGGCTTCTCCAAGGAGCTGTGGCACTCCTTCGCCGAGATGGGCTTTGCCGGCCTCCTGGTGCCGGAAGAGTTCGGCGGCAGCGGCCTCGGCTTCATGGAGGCCGGTGTCGTCATGGAGGAGATCGGCCGCACCTTGATGCCGTCGCCGTTTCTCGCCACCTCCGTGGTCGCGGCCTCGGCGCTGAACCGCGGCGGCAATGCCGCGCAGAAGGCGGAATACCTGCCGAAGATCTCCAACGGCTCGCTGCTCGCAACGCTCGCGGTGGACGAGGGCGCAAAGCATCGTCCGCTCCAGACCAATTTGCAGGCCGTGCGCGCCGGCAATGGTTTCAAGCTGTCGGGCGCCAAGGCGCTGGTCGTCGACGGCCATGTCGCCGATCTCTTCATCGTCGCCGCGCGCACGGCTGGCTCCGCCGGTGGGCGCGACGGGCTGACGCTGTTCCTGGTCGATCCCAAGGCCAGGGGCGTTGCGATCGAGCGCACCGTCATGGTCGACGCGCACAATGCGGCGCGGATCGAGCTTGCGAACGTCGAGGTCAATGCCGACAGCGTGCTCGGCGAGGTCGACCAGGGCGCCGCTTTGCTCGACGGCGTGCTCGACATCGGCCGCGGCGCGATCGCCGCCGAAATGGTGGGCCTCAGCGACGAGGTCTTCAACCGCACCGTCGAGTACCTCAAGAACAGAAAACAGTTCGGCAAGCTGATCGGCGAATTCCAGGCGCTGCAGCACCGCGCGGCCGAGCTCTATGTCGACATCGAGATCACCCGCGCCGCCACCATGAAGGCGCTGCAGGCGCTGGATGCCGACGTCGCCAAGGCTGCTTCAAGCGTCGCAGTCGCCAAGGCCCGCGCCGGCACCACCGCCACCCGCGCGGTGCAGGAAGGCGTGCAGATGCATGGCGGCATGGGAATGACCGACCAGTTCGACATCGGCTTCTTCATGAAGCGCGCACGCGTGTGCGAGGAGCTGTTCGGCGACGCCAACTACCACACCGAGCAGCTCGCGCGGGCGCGGGGGTATTGA
- a CDS encoding prolyl oligopeptidase family protein, with protein sequence MSVDDRPTLSAPDDDPWLWLEEVEGVRALEFVERQNRLTLDKFGSVAFERDRDLLAAIFDRPDNIPYVSRSGGLLYNTWKDAEHPRGLWRRTTLAEFRKAEPSWETVLDVDALAAGEGEDWLLNWTTSRSGYSRVMLSLSRGGSDAVVLREFDAEAKRFVSDGFVLPEAKGSVDWLGPDTLVLSSAYGEGMATTSGYARTVRLWRRGQPVEQAEVIFETSADRMRVYCGVDDSGAAPRAWIIDQLDFFNFAIWLRDAAGTLTRLDLPSGVWMQAHRDWFAIKLREPWTVAGRAHAADSVLGISLSAFLAGDRDFAVLFEPGPRRALQGFSWAAGKLLLSILDELQPVFEICTPLPTGWSRETLRGLPAIGVVDVWPFDHYQSESNGDLLANVQDPLTPSSLMLLARGVESPVVLKQAPKIFNADGLKVTQHEAISVDGERIPYVQTGPAGVSGDAPVYMSAYGGFGLAVKPQYNSSLGKLWLERGGTTVQANLRGGGEFGTRWHDAGRYAGKRLSHDDFAAVAADLVRRGVTTPKRIAAQGGSNGGILITNMLVRYPERFGALFCTIPLIDMRRYTKLLAGASWIAEYGDPDKPDEWEWLKTYSAYHNAKPGEPYPPILIATTRRDDRVHPGHARKMAAKLQAMGYEAWFYEPAAGGHGYGKDNKERAGFQVLGFQFLKEKIGWQEGEA encoded by the coding sequence ATGTCCGTCGACGACAGGCCTACGCTCAGCGCTCCCGACGACGATCCCTGGCTCTGGCTGGAGGAGGTCGAGGGCGTCCGCGCGCTCGAATTCGTCGAGCGGCAGAATCGCCTGACGCTGGACAAATTCGGCAGCGTGGCGTTCGAACGCGACCGCGACCTGCTCGCGGCGATCTTCGATCGTCCCGATAACATTCCCTATGTCAGCCGCAGCGGCGGCCTGCTCTACAACACCTGGAAGGATGCAGAGCATCCGCGCGGCCTGTGGCGACGGACCACGCTCGCAGAATTCCGCAAAGCCGAGCCGTCCTGGGAAACCGTCCTCGACGTCGACGCCCTCGCCGCCGGCGAGGGCGAAGACTGGCTGCTCAATTGGACCACCTCGCGGTCCGGATATTCGCGGGTCATGTTGAGCTTGTCGCGCGGCGGCAGCGACGCGGTCGTGCTGCGCGAATTCGACGCAGAAGCGAAGCGCTTCGTCAGCGACGGCTTTGTCCTGCCGGAAGCGAAGGGCAGTGTCGACTGGCTCGGTCCGGATACGCTCGTGCTCTCCAGCGCCTATGGCGAAGGCATGGCGACGACGTCGGGCTACGCCAGAACGGTCCGGCTGTGGCGGCGCGGACAGCCGGTCGAGCAGGCGGAAGTGATCTTCGAGACCAGTGCCGACCGCATGCGCGTCTATTGCGGCGTCGACGACAGCGGTGCGGCGCCGCGCGCCTGGATCATCGATCAGCTCGACTTCTTCAATTTCGCGATCTGGCTTCGCGACGCCGCCGGCACGCTCACCAGGCTCGACCTCCCGAGCGGCGTGTGGATGCAGGCGCATCGCGACTGGTTCGCGATCAAGCTGCGAGAGCCATGGACCGTTGCGGGACGAGCCCATGCGGCCGACAGCGTGCTCGGCATCTCGCTCTCGGCATTTCTCGCCGGCGACCGCGACTTCGCCGTGCTGTTCGAGCCCGGACCACGCCGCGCGCTTCAGGGATTTTCCTGGGCCGCCGGCAAGCTCCTGCTGTCGATCCTCGACGAGCTGCAGCCGGTGTTCGAGATCTGCACGCCGTTGCCCACCGGCTGGAGCCGCGAGACGCTGCGCGGCCTGCCCGCGATCGGCGTGGTCGACGTCTGGCCATTCGATCATTATCAGTCCGAGAGCAATGGCGACCTGCTCGCCAACGTGCAGGACCCGCTCACGCCATCCTCGCTGATGCTGCTCGCACGCGGCGTCGAAAGCCCGGTCGTGCTCAAGCAGGCGCCGAAGATCTTCAACGCCGACGGCCTCAAAGTGACGCAGCACGAGGCCATCTCTGTCGACGGCGAGCGCATTCCCTATGTGCAGACCGGTCCCGCCGGCGTGTCAGGCGATGCACCGGTCTATATGAGCGCCTATGGCGGCTTCGGCCTCGCCGTGAAGCCGCAATACAATTCATCGCTCGGCAAGCTCTGGCTGGAGCGCGGCGGCACGACGGTGCAGGCGAATTTGCGCGGCGGCGGCGAGTTCGGCACCCGCTGGCACGATGCCGGCCGTTACGCCGGCAAGAGGCTGTCGCATGACGATTTCGCAGCCGTTGCCGCCGATCTCGTCCGCCGCGGCGTGACCACGCCGAAGCGCATCGCCGCCCAGGGTGGATCGAACGGCGGCATTCTCATCACCAACATGCTGGTGCGTTATCCGGAGCGATTCGGCGCGCTGTTCTGCACGATTCCGCTGATCGACATGCGCCGCTACACCAAGCTGCTCGCGGGTGCGAGCTGGATCGCGGAATATGGCGACCCCGACAAGCCGGACGAGTGGGAGTGGCTGAAGACCTACTCCGCCTATCACAACGCCAAACCCGGCGAGCCCTATCCGCCGATCCTGATCGCCACCACGCGGCGCGACGACCGCGTCCATCCCGGCCACGCGCGCAAGATGGCGGCCAAGCTCCAGGCCATGGGCTACGAGGCCTGGTTCTACGAGCCCGCCGCCGGCGGCCACGGCTACGGCAAGGACAACAAGGAGCGCGCCGGCTTCCAGGTGCTCGGCTTCCAGTTCTTGAAGGAGAAGATCGGCTGGCAGGAGGGCGAGGCCTGA
- a CDS encoding VOC family protein, which yields MPQSSPVAAGTRIGHVHLKVADLDRALGFYCGVLGFELMQRMGSGAAFISAGGYHHHIGLNTWDSKGGSPPPPGTTGLFHTAILYPTRPTLADALHRVLSAGIALDGASDHGVSEALYLRDPDQNGVELYWDRPREQWPVGPDGKLTMFTKRLDVEALLRQREI from the coding sequence ATGCCGCAATCATCACCCGTCGCCGCAGGCACCAGGATCGGCCACGTTCACCTCAAGGTCGCCGATCTCGATCGCGCGCTCGGCTTCTATTGCGGCGTGCTCGGATTCGAGCTGATGCAGCGCATGGGCTCCGGTGCGGCCTTCATCTCGGCGGGCGGCTATCATCACCACATCGGGCTCAACACCTGGGATAGCAAGGGCGGCTCGCCGCCGCCGCCCGGCACGACCGGGCTGTTTCACACCGCGATCCTCTATCCGACGCGCCCGACGCTGGCGGATGCGTTGCACCGGGTGTTGTCGGCAGGCATCGCGCTGGATGGTGCCAGCGACCACGGCGTGTCCGAGGCGCTGTATCTGCGCGATCCGGATCAGAACGGCGTGGAGCTATATTGGGACAGGCCGCGCGAGCAGTGGCCGGTCGGGCCGGATGGGAAGCTCACGATGTTCACGAAGCGGCTGGACGTGGAGGCGTTGCTGAGGCAGCGGGAGATTTAG
- a CDS encoding amino acid ABC transporter substrate-binding protein has product MRTFRGGLLIGLAVAVLVAALAITYEFYDTRTLKRTVRRGEVLCGVNKGLPGFSIPDDKGNWTGFDVDFCRAVASAIFDDPNKAKFIPLDASERFKELQSRKVDILSRNSTWSLSRELQYDLYFPAVAYYDGEGFMVPRSRNKETSLDLADSKVCVQSGTTTLLNLADYFKANNMKYELMKFDKLDDVVKAYDTGKCDTLTADVSQLYALRLNLSKPGDHMILPDVISKEPLAPVVRQRDDDWMMIVKWTLYAMINAEELGVTSQNIDEALKSKKPEVMRLVGTEGNYGEQLGLTKDWAVRIIRHVGNYGEMYERNIGAKSQLKIPRGMNQLWNAGGVQYAPPMR; this is encoded by the coding sequence ATGCGCACATTTCGAGGCGGCCTGCTGATCGGGCTCGCGGTCGCCGTGCTGGTCGCCGCCTTGGCCATCACCTACGAGTTCTACGACACCCGCACGCTGAAGCGCACCGTGCGTCGCGGTGAAGTGCTGTGTGGCGTCAACAAGGGCCTGCCGGGCTTCTCGATCCCCGACGACAAGGGCAACTGGACCGGCTTTGACGTCGATTTCTGCCGCGCGGTGGCCTCCGCAATCTTCGACGACCCGAACAAGGCGAAGTTCATTCCGCTCGACGCCAGCGAGCGCTTCAAGGAATTGCAGAGCCGCAAGGTCGATATCCTCTCGCGCAACTCGACCTGGAGCTTGTCGCGCGAGCTCCAATACGATCTCTATTTCCCGGCGGTCGCCTATTACGACGGCGAAGGCTTCATGGTGCCGCGCTCCCGCAACAAGGAGACGTCGCTCGATCTCGCCGACAGCAAGGTCTGCGTTCAGTCCGGTACCACCACGCTGCTCAACCTCGCCGACTACTTCAAAGCCAACAACATGAAGTATGAGCTGATGAAGTTCGACAAGCTGGACGACGTGGTGAAGGCCTACGACACCGGCAAATGCGACACGCTCACCGCCGACGTCTCCCAGCTCTATGCGCTGCGGTTGAACCTGTCGAAACCCGGCGATCACATGATCCTGCCCGACGTGATCTCCAAGGAACCGCTGGCCCCCGTCGTGCGCCAGCGCGACGACGACTGGATGATGATCGTGAAGTGGACGCTCTACGCCATGATCAACGCGGAAGAACTCGGCGTCACGTCGCAGAACATCGACGAAGCGCTGAAGTCGAAGAAGCCGGAAGTGATGCGGCTGGTCGGTACCGAGGGCAATTACGGCGAACAGCTCGGCCTCACCAAGGACTGGGCCGTGCGCATCATCCGCCACGTCGGCAATTACGGCGAGATGTACGAGCGCAACATCGGCGCGAAGTCGCAGCTCAAGATCCCGCGCGGCATGAACCAGCTGTGGAATGCGGGCGGCGTGCAGTACGCGCCGCCGATGAGGTAA
- a CDS encoding MFS transporter, with translation MLDVTSTSEIANDARVRANVVRLAAAQALTGANSAVIFATGSIVGATLAPDMSFATVPISMYVLGLAAGTLPTGAISRRFGRRVAFITGTGLGTLTGLTGSFAILHGSFALFCLATFLGGLYGSVAQSYRFAAADGASAAYRPKAVSWVMAGGVFAGVLGPQLVQWTMNIWSPYLFAFSFLVQAAVALIAMGIVAGVDMPKPAPADLHGGRPLLTIVTQPRFIAAALCGVISYPMMNLVMTSAPLAMKMCGLSLSDSNFGIQWHIVAMYGPSFFTGALISRSSAPKIVAAGLLLEAGAATIGLSGITAMHFWATLIVLGVGWNFSFIGASALVLETHRPQERNKVQAFNDFLVFGMMAVGSFSSGQLLANYGWSAVNMVVFPPVAIGLVALSLASWARRRKARLEAAMGEFPDAI, from the coding sequence ATGCTAGACGTGACTTCAACCAGCGAGATCGCCAACGACGCCCGGGTGCGCGCCAACGTGGTGCGCCTCGCCGCCGCGCAGGCGCTGACCGGCGCCAATTCGGCGGTGATCTTTGCCACCGGCTCGATCGTCGGCGCCACGCTTGCGCCCGACATGTCGTTCGCGACCGTGCCGATCTCGATGTACGTGCTGGGGCTCGCCGCCGGTACGCTGCCGACCGGCGCGATCTCGCGCCGCTTCGGCCGCCGCGTGGCCTTCATCACCGGCACGGGCCTCGGCACGCTCACCGGTCTCACCGGCTCGTTCGCGATCCTGCACGGCTCGTTCGCGCTGTTTTGTCTCGCGACCTTTCTCGGCGGCCTCTACGGCTCGGTGGCGCAATCCTATCGCTTCGCCGCGGCCGACGGCGCCAGCGCGGCCTATCGGCCGAAAGCCGTGTCGTGGGTGATGGCGGGCGGCGTGTTCGCCGGCGTGCTCGGTCCGCAGCTCGTGCAATGGACCATGAACATCTGGTCGCCTTATCTGTTCGCCTTCAGCTTCCTGGTGCAGGCCGCGGTCGCATTGATCGCGATGGGCATCGTCGCCGGCGTCGACATGCCCAAGCCCGCACCCGCCGATCTGCATGGGGGACGACCGCTGCTGACGATCGTCACCCAGCCGCGCTTCATCGCCGCCGCACTCTGCGGCGTCATCTCCTATCCCATGATGAATCTGGTGATGACCTCGGCGCCGCTCGCCATGAAGATGTGCGGGCTGAGCCTGTCCGATTCCAATTTCGGCATTCAATGGCACATCGTCGCCATGTACGGGCCGAGCTTCTTCACGGGCGCGCTGATCTCCCGCTCCAGCGCACCGAAGATTGTTGCGGCCGGCCTGCTGCTGGAAGCCGGTGCCGCCACCATCGGTCTCTCCGGCATCACCGCGATGCATTTCTGGGCCACGCTGATCGTACTCGGCGTGGGCTGGAATTTCTCCTTCATCGGTGCGTCCGCCCTGGTGCTGGAGACGCACCGTCCGCAGGAGCGCAACAAGGTGCAGGCCTTCAACGATTTCCTGGTATTCGGGATGATGGCGGTCGGCTCGTTCTCATCGGGGCAGCTGCTTGCGAATTACGGCTGGTCCGCGGTGAACATGGTGGTGTTCCCGCCGGTCGCGATTGGCCTCGTCGCGCTCTCGCTGGCGTCCTGGGCCCGCCGCCGCAAGGCGCGACTCGAGGCTGCGATGGGCGAGTTCCCGGACGCGATTTGA
- a CDS encoding DUF938 domain-containing protein, producing MADYVVEFGRDGGRVEPDGRLDAPAFHRNHEPLWTALEKHLAGKSGDVVEVGSGTGQHVVHFARHTPDLVWWPSDLNQRHVKSIEAWRVHSGLSNIRSPLRIDLSDPDWCAEMKSGQGPTDLAAVFCANVIHIAPWAVAEGLFAGAGRYLRSDGQLFLYGPFKRGGKHTALSNAVFDTSLREGNPEWGVRDAGDVETLARGIGLRLIDTIEMPANNLTLVFARG from the coding sequence TTGGCTGATTATGTCGTTGAATTTGGCAGGGACGGCGGGCGGGTCGAGCCTGACGGCCGTCTCGATGCACCGGCCTTCCATCGCAACCACGAACCGCTGTGGACGGCACTCGAAAAGCATCTTGCCGGAAAGTCGGGCGACGTGGTCGAGGTCGGCAGTGGAACCGGCCAGCATGTGGTCCATTTCGCCCGCCACACGCCCGATCTGGTCTGGTGGCCGAGCGACCTCAACCAGCGCCATGTGAAGAGCATCGAGGCCTGGCGTGTGCATTCGGGCCTGTCGAACATCCGCAGCCCCCTGCGGATCGACCTGTCCGATCCCGACTGGTGCGCGGAGATGAAGAGCGGGCAGGGGCCGACCGATCTCGCCGCCGTGTTCTGCGCCAATGTCATCCATATTGCGCCCTGGGCCGTGGCCGAGGGACTGTTCGCCGGCGCCGGCCGGTACTTGCGGTCCGACGGACAGCTGTTCCTCTACGGCCCGTTCAAGCGCGGCGGCAAGCACACCGCACTGAGCAATGCCGTGTTCGATACGTCGCTGCGCGAAGGCAATCCCGAATGGGGCGTGCGCGACGCCGGCGACGTCGAGACCCTCGCGCGCGGCATAGGGCTTCGTCTCATCGACACGATCGAGATGCCCGCGAACAATCTGACGCTTGTGTTTGCGCGCGGGTAG
- a CDS encoding acyl-CoA dehydrogenase family protein, whose amino-acid sequence MSETETAELEQFRVETRAWLEANCPPEMRKPATADTDVFWGGRNAKFSSEPQRIWFERMRDKGWTVPDWPREYGGGGLSAAEHKVLRSEMARMGARPPLSSFGIWMLGPALLKYGNEAQKKEHLPKIAAGLIRWCQGYSEPNAGSDLASLQTRAESDGDEFVITGSKIWTSYANYADWIFCLVRTDPAAKKHDGISFILFDMTSKGVTTKPILLISGYSPFCETFFDGVRVPKSHVVGTVNRGWDVAKYLLQHERAMISGMGERGVGRPLGQIAADSVGSDAQGRLDDSMLRGQIASFDVDEAALAACAERAVDLAKAGQAHPAFSSAMKYYGTELNKRRYEILMSAGGVDALEWESERSRQGARPRAWLRTKANSIEGGTTEVMLGIVAKRILDLPGA is encoded by the coding sequence ATGAGCGAGACTGAAACCGCCGAACTCGAACAATTTCGCGTCGAGACACGCGCTTGGCTGGAAGCGAACTGCCCGCCGGAGATGCGCAAGCCCGCGACCGCTGACACGGATGTGTTCTGGGGCGGACGTAATGCAAAATTCTCGTCCGAGCCGCAGCGCATCTGGTTCGAGCGCATGCGCGACAAGGGCTGGACCGTGCCTGACTGGCCGAGGGAATACGGCGGCGGCGGCCTCAGCGCCGCCGAGCACAAGGTGCTGCGTTCCGAGATGGCCAGGATGGGCGCGCGCCCGCCGCTGTCGAGCTTCGGCATCTGGATGCTCGGACCGGCGTTGCTGAAGTACGGCAACGAGGCACAGAAGAAGGAGCATCTGCCGAAAATCGCAGCGGGCCTGATCCGCTGGTGCCAGGGCTATTCCGAGCCGAACGCCGGCTCCGATCTCGCCTCGCTGCAGACCCGCGCCGAGAGCGATGGCGACGAATTCGTCATCACGGGGTCGAAGATCTGGACGTCCTACGCCAACTACGCCGACTGGATCTTCTGCCTCGTCCGCACCGATCCCGCGGCGAAGAAGCACGACGGCATCAGCTTCATTTTGTTCGACATGACCTCGAAGGGCGTGACGACCAAGCCGATCCTGCTGATCTCGGGCTATTCGCCATTCTGCGAGACCTTCTTCGACGGCGTCCGCGTGCCGAAATCGCACGTGGTCGGCACCGTCAACCGCGGCTGGGACGTCGCAAAGTATCTGCTTCAGCACGAGCGCGCAATGATCTCGGGCATGGGCGAGCGCGGCGTCGGCCGTCCGCTCGGCCAGATCGCGGCCGACTCGGTCGGCTCGGATGCACAGGGCAGGCTCGACGATTCCATGCTGCGCGGCCAGATCGCGAGCTTCGACGTCGACGAGGCCGCGCTTGCGGCCTGCGCCGAGCGCGCGGTCGATCTCGCCAAGGCAGGTCAGGCGCATCCGGCGTTCTCGTCGGCGATGAAATATTACGGCACCGAACTCAACAAGCGCCGCTATGAAATCCTGATGTCGGCCGGCGGCGTCGATGCGCTGGAGTGGGAGAGCGAGCGCTCGCGGCAGGGCGCCCGCCCGCGCGCCTGGCTGCGCACCAAGGCCAACTCGATCGAGGGCGGTACGACGGAGGTGATGCTCGGCATCGTCGCCAAGCGCATCCTGGATCTGCCGGGGGCGTGA
- a CDS encoding MFS transporter — translation MLDNPRTTAPIDETSLRYEGWRIVAVCFLLATFGWGLGFYGQSVYVAELQRARGWPASLISSGTTFFYLFGALLVVFVGEAVRKYGPRICLISGTLAMAAASVAIGAVREPWQLYLADAVLAFGWAGTSLAMITNTISLWFDHKRGMAISLALNGASFGGIVGVPLLVTLISHAGFAGAMYAAASAMLVLLVPVILLVVGRPPDLHGWHASAKAKPQSSAQIRAWALRDVGFLTVTIAFALVLFAQVGFIVHLISFLDPVIGRERAAVAVAVLTAMAVIGRVLFSTVIDRLNQRLASALSFLSQAAALCVVINLHNDYVLIAACAVFGFSVGNLITLPSLIVQQEFDSASFGVLISLNTAINQVTYAFGPGVVGFLRDWSGGYALPFYLCIALEVLAAALIMVRGKSRAKTA, via the coding sequence ATGCTCGACAATCCCCGCACCACCGCGCCAATCGACGAAACCTCGCTCCGCTACGAAGGTTGGCGCATCGTCGCGGTCTGTTTCCTGCTCGCGACCTTCGGCTGGGGCCTCGGTTTCTACGGCCAGAGCGTCTATGTCGCCGAGCTGCAGCGCGCACGGGGCTGGCCGGCCTCGCTGATTTCGTCGGGCACGACCTTCTTCTATCTGTTCGGCGCGCTGCTGGTCGTCTTCGTCGGCGAGGCGGTCCGGAAATATGGCCCACGCATCTGCCTGATATCAGGCACGCTGGCGATGGCGGCAGCTAGCGTCGCAATCGGCGCGGTGCGCGAGCCCTGGCAGCTTTATCTGGCCGATGCCGTGCTCGCCTTCGGCTGGGCCGGCACGAGTCTGGCCATGATCACCAACACGATCAGCCTGTGGTTCGACCACAAGCGCGGCATGGCGATCAGCCTGGCGCTGAACGGCGCCAGCTTTGGCGGCATCGTCGGTGTGCCGCTATTGGTGACGCTGATCAGCCATGCCGGCTTTGCCGGCGCGATGTATGCGGCCGCGAGCGCCATGCTGGTGCTGCTCGTGCCGGTGATCCTGCTGGTCGTCGGCCGGCCGCCCGATCTTCACGGCTGGCACGCGTCGGCCAAGGCGAAGCCGCAATCCTCGGCACAGATCCGTGCCTGGGCGCTACGCGATGTCGGCTTCCTCACCGTGACGATTGCCTTCGCGCTGGTGCTGTTCGCGCAGGTCGGCTTCATCGTGCACCTGATCTCGTTCCTCGATCCCGTGATCGGGCGCGAGCGTGCCGCCGTGGCGGTCGCGGTGCTGACCGCGATGGCGGTGATCGGCCGCGTGCTGTTCTCGACGGTGATCGATCGCCTCAACCAGCGGCTGGCCTCGGCGCTGTCGTTCCTCAGCCAGGCGGCCGCGCTGTGCGTCGTGATCAATCTGCACAATGATTACGTGCTGATCGCGGCCTGCGCGGTGTTCGGCTTCTCCGTCGGCAACCTCATCACCTTGCCGTCGCTGATCGTGCAGCAGGAGTTCGACTCGGCCTCCTTTGGCGTGCTGATCAGCCTGAATACCGCGATCAACCAGGTGACCTACGCATTCGGCCCCGGCGTCGTCGGCTTCTTGCGCGATTGGTCCGGCGGATACGCGCTGCCGTTCTACCTGTGCATCGCGTTGGAGGTGCTGGCGGCGGCGTTGATCATGGTGCGGGGGAAGTCGCGAGCGAAGACGGCATAG
- the soxX gene encoding sulfur oxidation c-type cytochrome SoxX — protein MTAFRKPALLLALVVLAGLAARPAWAQSTVAEGQKLAFDRSKGNCLTCHVMKGGDLPGTIGPELKDLKTRYPDRNELVAILFDETKRNPQTMMPPFGRNRILTEQEINAIVDFLQTL, from the coding sequence TTGACCGCCTTTCGCAAGCCCGCCCTGCTCCTCGCGCTGGTCGTCCTCGCCGGCCTCGCCGCGCGCCCCGCATGGGCGCAGTCGACCGTCGCCGAGGGCCAGAAACTCGCCTTCGACCGCAGCAAGGGCAATTGCCTGACCTGCCACGTCATGAAGGGTGGCGATCTGCCCGGCACGATCGGCCCCGAGCTGAAGGACCTCAAGACCAGATACCCCGATCGTAACGAGTTGGTTGCGATCCTGTTCGACGAGACCAAGCGCAACCCGCAGACCATGATGCCGCCGTTCGGCCGCAACCGAATCCTGACCGAACAGGAGATCAACGCGATCGTTGATTTCCTGCAGACGCTGTAA
- a CDS encoding carboxymuconolactone decarboxylase family protein translates to MRLKLLSPGEMNESQRQTYDESIAGKRGKPPAPMMAWLNSPDMARHATRLGEVLRYDTIFPAKLSEIAILVTARHWTAHYEWYAHKRLALAGGMKVEIIDAIRDRRTPEFDDPKGKMIYDLAKSLHEGHGVEKGLYDEAVKLLSERGVVEVIGLCGYYTMVSMTLNTFEFELPEGEVPELS, encoded by the coding sequence ATGCGCCTGAAACTTCTTTCGCCTGGCGAAATGAACGAGAGTCAGCGGCAGACCTATGACGAGTCGATCGCCGGCAAACGCGGCAAGCCGCCGGCGCCGATGATGGCCTGGCTCAACAGCCCCGACATGGCCCGTCACGCCACGCGGCTCGGCGAAGTGCTGCGCTACGACACGATCTTTCCGGCAAAGCTGTCGGAGATCGCGATCCTGGTGACGGCGCGGCACTGGACCGCGCATTACGAGTGGTATGCGCATAAGCGCCTCGCGCTCGCGGGCGGGATGAAGGTGGAGATCATCGACGCCATCCGCGATCGCCGCACGCCCGAGTTCGACGATCCCAAGGGGAAGATGATCTACGACCTCGCAAAGTCGCTGCATGAGGGCCACGGCGTCGAGAAGGGTCTCTACGATGAGGCAGTGAAGCTGCTCAGCGAGCGCGGCGTCGTCGAGGTGATCGGCCTGTGCGGCTACTACACGATGGTGTCGATGACGCTGAACACATTTGAATTCGAGCTGCCGGAGGGCGAGGTGCCGGAGCTTTCATAG
- a CDS encoding L,D-transpeptidase — protein MTDFRRLTGTLLAAMGLILSAPQAYAQQPDRGDEPGLIADDSYQLDPEWQKQVVYYRTTEPPGTIIISTAERHLYLIQPGGRAIRYGIGVGRDGFQWQGLVQITNKKEWPDWTPPPEMIQRQPYLPRFMAGGPGNPLGARAMYLGTTVYRIHGTNRPDTIGTKVSSGCFRLVNNDVADLYDRVPVGTKVVIRQKPEL, from the coding sequence ATGACGGATTTTCGTCGCCTGACCGGGACATTGTTGGCTGCGATGGGGCTGATCCTGTCCGCGCCGCAAGCCTACGCCCAGCAGCCGGACCGCGGCGACGAGCCCGGCCTGATCGCCGACGACAGCTACCAGCTCGATCCGGAATGGCAGAAGCAGGTCGTTTACTACCGCACGACCGAACCGCCGGGCACCATCATCATCTCGACCGCCGAGCGTCACCTCTACCTGATCCAGCCCGGCGGGCGCGCGATCCGCTACGGCATCGGCGTCGGCCGCGACGGCTTCCAGTGGCAGGGCCTGGTGCAGATCACCAACAAGAAGGAATGGCCGGACTGGACGCCGCCACCGGAGATGATCCAGCGCCAGCCTTACCTGCCGCGCTTCATGGCCGGCGGGCCGGGCAATCCGCTCGGCGCCCGCGCCATGTATCTGGGTACCACGGTCTATCGCATCCACGGCACCAACCGCCCTGACACGATCGGCACCAAGGTGTCCTCGGGCTGCTTCCGTCTGGTCAACAACGACGTCGCCGATCTCTACGATCGCGTCCCTGTCGGGACCAAGGTCGTCATCAGGCAGAAGCCTGAACTCTAA